The following are encoded in a window of Candidatus Fluviicola riflensis genomic DNA:
- a CDS encoding phosphoribosylformylglycinamidine synthase II: protein MSSTLQQVATVEQAVELGLRTDEFEMIQEILGRTPNFTETAVYSVMWSEHCSYKNSIFWLKQLPKDGPHMLVKAGEENAGLVDLGDGIGCVFKIESHNHPSALEPYQGAATGVGGINRDIFTMGARPVAQLNSLRFGDIKEDRTKWLVKGVVKGIGDYGNAFGIPIVGGEVFFDKSYNQNPLVNAFSAGIIDTKKVISAKAKGPGNPVYIVGSATGKDGIAGAAFASKDITEESAQDLPSVQVGDPFMEKLLLEATMELSMTDAIVGMQDMGAAGITCSTCEMSAGGGVGMEIHLDRVPTRQDNMLPYEILLSESQERMLVVIQKGKEDVVKGIFDKWDLHAEEIGTVTDDGRVRYYMNGELVGDVPAESLVLGGGAPQYQREYSEPAYYQEYKKFNIDNVKQPDDLKKVAFHLLSQPNIASKRWVYEQYDSMVGTKTMSTNRPTDAGIVHLKGTEKALAMTVDCNSRYVNADPEIGTAIAVSEAARNIVVSGGIPSAITNCLNFGNPYNPESYWQFVGAIKGMSKACLKFETPVTGGNVSFYNQSNIGGKEIPVFPTPTIGMIGVIPDKTKIMSLDFKQKGDLIFILGDTVNDISSSEYLVTYHGIEASPAPHFDLEKEFILQEAVKGLIAMELINAAHDCADGGLFVSLVEMAMPRGLGFDIVTDSEVREDAFLFGEAQSRVVVSVPEETEEEFIEFMMGSGVSYTLLGHVTKGKMMVDDEHFGFISEAKDIFDNALGKLIEG, encoded by the coding sequence ATGAGTAGCACACTTCAACAAGTAGCAACAGTAGAACAAGCAGTAGAACTAGGTTTACGTACCGACGAATTTGAAATGATTCAGGAGATTTTAGGCCGCACGCCGAATTTCACCGAAACAGCCGTTTATTCCGTTATGTGGTCTGAACACTGCTCCTATAAAAATTCTATTTTCTGGTTGAAACAATTGCCGAAAGATGGTCCGCACATGCTGGTGAAAGCCGGTGAGGAAAATGCCGGATTGGTTGATTTGGGCGACGGAATCGGTTGTGTATTCAAAATCGAATCGCACAATCACCCGAGCGCTTTGGAGCCTTACCAAGGTGCGGCAACAGGTGTTGGCGGTATCAACCGCGATATTTTCACCATGGGCGCACGCCCGGTAGCGCAGCTCAATTCACTGCGTTTTGGTGATATCAAGGAAGACCGTACAAAATGGCTCGTGAAAGGTGTTGTGAAAGGAATCGGTGATTACGGAAATGCTTTCGGAATTCCGATCGTTGGCGGGGAAGTATTCTTCGACAAGTCATACAATCAGAATCCATTGGTGAATGCATTTTCTGCAGGAATCATCGACACGAAAAAAGTTATTTCTGCAAAAGCAAAAGGCCCCGGAAACCCGGTTTACATCGTTGGTTCTGCCACAGGTAAAGACGGAATCGCCGGTGCTGCTTTCGCATCAAAAGATATTACAGAAGAATCTGCCCAGGATCTACCATCGGTACAAGTGGGCGATCCGTTCATGGAAAAATTGCTTCTCGAAGCAACAATGGAATTGTCTATGACCGACGCAATTGTTGGAATGCAGGACATGGGAGCAGCAGGAATCACTTGTTCAACCTGTGAAATGAGCGCCGGTGGCGGTGTGGGAATGGAAATTCACCTCGACCGCGTTCCGACTCGTCAGGATAATATGTTGCCTTACGAAATCTTACTTTCCGAATCACAGGAACGAATGCTCGTTGTGATCCAAAAAGGAAAAGAAGACGTTGTAAAAGGCATTTTTGACAAATGGGATTTACACGCAGAAGAAATCGGAACAGTAACCGACGACGGACGTGTTCGCTACTACATGAACGGTGAATTGGTGGGCGATGTTCCTGCCGAATCATTGGTGTTGGGTGGTGGAGCTCCGCAATACCAGCGCGAGTATTCAGAACCTGCTTATTACCAGGAATACAAGAAATTCAACATTGATAACGTAAAACAACCGGACGATTTGAAAAAAGTGGCTTTCCATTTATTAAGTCAGCCGAATATAGCTTCAAAACGTTGGGTTTACGAACAATACGACTCCATGGTCGGAACCAAGACCATGTCGACCAACCGCCCTACAGATGCTGGAATTGTGCATTTGAAAGGAACGGAAAAAGCATTGGCAATGACCGTAGATTGCAACTCGCGCTACGTAAATGCCGACCCTGAAATCGGAACAGCAATCGCCGTTTCGGAAGCAGCTCGTAACATCGTTGTTTCGGGTGGTATTCCAAGTGCGATCACCAACTGTCTGAACTTCGGAAATCCATACAACCCGGAATCTTACTGGCAGTTTGTCGGCGCGATCAAAGGTATGTCGAAAGCCTGCCTGAAGTTTGAAACACCGGTTACGGGCGGAAATGTTTCGTTTTACAACCAATCGAACATCGGCGGAAAAGAAATTCCGGTATTCCCTACCCCAACCATCGGTATGATCGGTGTAATTCCGGATAAAACCAAAATTATGTCGCTCGATTTCAAACAAAAAGGCGATTTGATTTTTATCCTTGGCGATACCGTAAACGATATTTCTTCATCGGAATATTTGGTGACGTACCACGGAATTGAAGCTTCTCCGGCCCCGCATTTTGATTTGGAAAAAGAATTCATTTTGCAGGAAGCCGTAAAGGGCCTGATTGCTATGGAACTGATCAATGCAGCTCACGATTGCGCTGATGGCGGATTGTTTGTTTCATTGGTTGAAATGGCGATGCCACGCGGACTTGGATTTGATATCGTTACCGATTCGGAAGTACGCGAAGATGCATTCCTGTTTGGTGAAGCGCAAAGCCGCGTTGTGGTAAGTGTTCCTGAAGAAACCGAAGAAGAATTCATCGAATTCATGATGGGAAGCGGTGTAAGTTACACATTGCTCGGACACGTTACCAAAGGTAAAATGATGGTCGACGATGAGCATTTCGGGTTTATCTCCGAAGCGAAAGACATTTTCGACAACGCCTTGGGCAAACTGATCGAAGGTTAA
- a CDS encoding 16S rRNA (guanine(527)-N(7))-methyltransferase RsmG, with product MELIERYFPDLTEQQRAQFSQLKPLYEEWNAQINVISRKDMDDFYERHVLHSLAIAKIMSFANGSSVLDIGTGGGFPGIPLAILFPEVQFHLVDSIGKKIKVVNEVAQALGLTNVRATHARAEDIKEQFDFIVSRAVTAMPAFLPWTKGKFLKQHKNPLKNGILYLKGGDLTEELAPVKQPLKLHSLNKFFSEEFFETKAVVYVDMSK from the coding sequence ATGGAATTGATCGAACGTTATTTCCCCGATTTAACGGAACAGCAGCGCGCGCAGTTTTCGCAGCTCAAACCGCTCTACGAAGAATGGAACGCGCAAATCAATGTCATTTCCCGCAAGGATATGGATGACTTTTACGAGCGTCATGTGTTACATTCGCTCGCAATAGCAAAAATTATGTCGTTTGCCAACGGCTCATCGGTGCTGGATATTGGAACCGGTGGTGGTTTCCCTGGTATTCCACTGGCGATTTTATTCCCCGAAGTACAATTCCATTTGGTCGATTCCATCGGAAAAAAAATTAAAGTGGTGAACGAAGTCGCACAAGCACTTGGACTCACGAACGTACGCGCAACGCATGCACGAGCCGAAGATATCAAAGAACAATTTGACTTTATTGTGAGTCGCGCCGTAACCGCCATGCCCGCTTTTCTGCCATGGACCAAAGGCAAATTCCTGAAACAACACAAAAATCCGCTCAAAAACGGCATTTTATACCTTAAAGGTGGTGATTTGACCGAAGAACTGGCTCCTGTGAAACAACCCTTGAAGCTTCATTCGCTCAACAAATTCTTCTCAGAAGAGTTCTTTGAAACCAAAGCGGTTGTATATGTGGATATGAGCAAGTAA